Proteins encoded by one window of Hafnia alvei:
- a CDS encoding efflux RND transporter periplasmic adaptor subunit, whose translation MNKNRGLTPLAAVLMFSGSLLLTGCNDGNEQKGQQSAPEVGVVTLKAEPLNVTTELPGRTSAYRIAEVRPQVGGIILKRNFVEGSDIQAGSSLYQIDPATYQAAYDSARGDLAKAEAAANIAHLTVNRYKTLVGTKYISQQEYDTAVADARQADAAVTAAKAAVETARINLAYTKVTSPISGRIGKSSVTEGALVTSNQANALATVQQLDPIYVDVTQSSNDFLRLKEELANGTLEQEGGKAKAELVLENGQVYAQKGSLEFSDVTVDESTGSITIRAVFPNPKGDLLPGMFVRARLDEGIKNNALLVPQQGVTRNPRGEATVMLVGADNKVENRTVTAAQAIGDKWLVTDGLKSGDKVIVTGLQKVRPGVQVKVEEASAGNASTKDAAASEPKKS comes from the coding sequence ATGAATAAAAACAGAGGGTTAACGCCTCTGGCGGCCGTGCTAATGTTTTCTGGTAGTTTACTTCTTACAGGATGTAACGACGGAAACGAGCAAAAAGGTCAGCAAAGCGCACCTGAGGTGGGTGTTGTCACGCTGAAAGCTGAGCCGTTGAACGTCACCACTGAGCTTCCTGGTCGTACATCTGCATATCGCATCGCAGAAGTTCGCCCACAGGTTGGCGGCATCATCCTTAAGCGTAACTTCGTGGAAGGCAGCGACATTCAGGCCGGTTCTTCACTGTATCAAATCGATCCAGCAACTTATCAGGCCGCTTATGACAGCGCGCGTGGCGATTTGGCCAAAGCTGAAGCCGCTGCAAACATCGCTCACCTGACAGTCAATCGCTATAAGACATTAGTCGGTACTAAGTACATCAGTCAGCAAGAATACGATACCGCCGTTGCCGATGCGCGTCAGGCCGATGCAGCCGTTACCGCGGCAAAAGCCGCAGTAGAAACTGCACGTATCAATCTGGCGTATACCAAAGTCACTTCACCAATCAGCGGTCGTATTGGTAAATCTAGCGTGACCGAGGGTGCTTTGGTGACTTCAAATCAGGCTAATGCGCTGGCAACCGTTCAGCAACTGGACCCGATTTATGTCGACGTGACTCAGTCAAGCAACGACTTCCTGCGTTTAAAAGAAGAGCTGGCTAACGGCACTTTAGAACAGGAAGGCGGTAAGGCTAAGGCTGAGCTTGTGTTGGAAAATGGTCAGGTCTACGCACAGAAAGGCTCTCTAGAGTTTTCTGACGTCACCGTTGATGAAAGCACTGGCTCAATCACTATTCGCGCCGTGTTCCCAAATCCTAAAGGCGATTTGTTGCCTGGCATGTTTGTGCGCGCTCGTCTGGATGAAGGGATCAAAAACAATGCGTTGCTCGTACCGCAGCAAGGCGTCACCCGTAATCCTCGTGGTGAAGCAACCGTCATGTTAGTCGGTGCCGACAACAAAGTTGAAAACCGTACCGTAACCGCAGCGCAAGCCATCGGTGACAAATGGTTGGTGACTGATGGTCTGAAATCCGGTGACAAAGTGATTGTGACTGGCTTGCAGAAAGTTCGTCCAGGTGTGCAAGTGAAAGTAGAAGAAGCTTCTGCAGGGAACGCTTCAACAAAAGATGCAGCGGCTAGCGAACCGAAGAAGTCTTAA
- a CDS encoding type B 50S ribosomal protein L31 has product MKTNIHPNYRTVVFHDTTADAYYKIGSTIQSDRSIELDGASYPYVTLDVSSASHPYYTGKQKEFSKEGSAAKFQQRFGHFMTKKKTAEAN; this is encoded by the coding sequence ATGAAAACCAATATCCATCCAAACTATCGCACCGTGGTTTTCCACGACACAACGGCAGACGCCTATTACAAAATCGGTTCAACGATCCAATCCGACCGCTCTATCGAGTTGGATGGGGCAAGTTATCCGTATGTCACGCTAGATGTCTCTTCCGCTTCGCATCCGTATTACACAGGGAAGCAGAAAGAGTTTTCTAAAGAAGGCAGCGCAGCCAAATTCCAGCAACGTTTCGGTCACTTTATGACGAAGAAAAAAACCGCAGAGGCCAACTAA
- the ykgO gene encoding type B 50S ribosomal protein L36: MQVLSSLRSAKKRHPDCKIVKRHGRIFVICKSNPRFKAVQGGKKKR, encoded by the coding sequence ATGCAAGTCTTAAGCTCATTACGATCCGCCAAAAAGCGCCACCCAGATTGTAAAATCGTAAAACGCCATGGCCGCATATTCGTTATTTGTAAGTCAAACCCACGCTTCAAAGCCGTGCAAGGAGGAAAGAAAAAACGCTAA
- the tomB gene encoding Hha toxicity modulator TomB — MDEYTSYQHDITELKYLCNMLYNQGMEVLSDSYHGWVNDPTAVANLQLNELNEHIATFGLTFKIKYPKSSELTEILDEYLDETYSLFSNYSINEPELKKWLKVKGRILRYLAGEKPASALNF; from the coding sequence ATGGATGAGTACACGTCTTATCAGCACGATATAACTGAACTGAAATACCTGTGTAATATGCTGTATAATCAGGGAATGGAAGTTCTGAGTGATAGCTATCATGGCTGGGTTAATGACCCAACTGCTGTAGCTAATCTGCAACTCAATGAATTAAACGAACATATCGCAACGTTCGGTTTAACGTTCAAGATTAAGTATCCAAAGAGTTCAGAATTAACTGAAATATTAGATGAGTATCTTGACGAAACTTACAGTCTGTTTAGTAATTACAGCATAAACGAACCAGAACTAAAAAAATGGCTTAAAGTAAAAGGCCGTATTTTGCGTTATTTAGCGGGTGAAAAACCAGCATCCGCGTTGAACTTTTAA
- a CDS encoding HHA domain-containing protein, with translation MTKIDYLMRLRKCTTLETLERVIEKNKYELSDDELETFYSAADHRLAELTMNKLYDKIPAEVWKYVR, from the coding sequence ATGACTAAAATTGATTACCTTATGCGCTTACGAAAGTGTACAACGTTAGAAACTTTAGAGCGCGTAATTGAAAAAAACAAATATGAGCTATCCGACGATGAGCTAGAAACTTTCTACTCAGCCGCTGACCATCGTTTGGCCGAACTCACCATGAACAAACTGTATGATAAGATCCCTGCTGAAGTTTGGAAGTATGTTCGCTAA
- a CDS encoding lysozyme inhibitor LprI family protein codes for MMKKGLLTIVLFLCSVSAHAKAPLGKDIDDSLARCKNVASATQAISSCYQTAMKAWDAELNNQYKLLLKDQSVAAQEKLKIAQRGWVKYKDDYFLAINAFYQQEQGTVWGLVAAETKLNVIKEKAIDLDRLRRSTNLSGE; via the coding sequence ATGATGAAAAAAGGGTTACTGACAATAGTGCTATTTTTATGCAGCGTATCAGCACATGCAAAAGCGCCTTTGGGAAAGGATATCGATGATTCCCTGGCACGCTGTAAAAATGTGGCTTCTGCGACACAAGCTATTTCTAGCTGTTACCAGACTGCCATGAAAGCGTGGGATGCCGAGTTAAATAATCAATATAAGTTATTACTCAAAGATCAATCAGTGGCTGCTCAGGAAAAACTAAAAATTGCGCAAAGAGGGTGGGTTAAATATAAAGATGATTACTTTCTAGCGATAAATGCGTTTTACCAACAAGAGCAGGGGACCGTATGGGGTCTGGTTGCGGCTGAAACCAAGCTCAATGTGATTAAAGAAAAAGCTATTGACCTAGATAGATTGCGTCGTAGTACGAACTTATCGGGTGAATAG
- a CDS encoding MGMT family protein, with product MPNDTPSVPEDNFRQRVLMSIHAIPYGKVATYGQIARLAGSSRAARQVGGILRKLPKGSSIPWYRVVNRSGNISLIGPDYTRQRTALQDEGITFNASGVIDLALYGWDPSQP from the coding sequence ATGCCAAACGATACCCCATCGGTACCTGAAGATAACTTTCGCCAACGTGTTTTGATGTCAATTCACGCTATCCCCTATGGAAAAGTGGCAACATATGGGCAAATAGCTCGCCTTGCGGGGTCTTCACGCGCGGCACGACAGGTCGGTGGTATTTTACGCAAGCTCCCTAAGGGCTCATCAATTCCCTGGTATCGCGTCGTCAATCGTAGCGGCAACATCTCTCTGATTGGCCCTGACTACACGCGCCAACGTACTGCTCTGCAAGATGAAGGCATCACCTTCAACGCGAGCGGCGTTATCGATTTGGCTCTTTACGGATGGGATCCATCGCAGCCATAA
- a CDS encoding YbaY family lipoprotein: MKLWKIVGGVLMTATVAGCSSNAADVPTPAPGNQVTADASQISGPAVRGSVNIRQRIALPPNAEVTVTLADVSLADAPARVLSQKVFRTDGKQPPYNFVLPFNPQDIQPNQRINLSAAIKVDGRLVFITDTLNEVVNNNAGTQKDLVLVPVSADGAATVLSEKKKVEGTSPF, translated from the coding sequence ATGAAACTCTGGAAAATTGTAGGTGGTGTACTGATGACCGCAACGGTTGCTGGCTGCTCTTCAAATGCTGCTGATGTCCCAACGCCTGCTCCAGGTAATCAAGTGACTGCAGATGCGTCGCAGATTAGCGGCCCAGCGGTGCGCGGTAGCGTGAATATTCGTCAGCGTATCGCTTTGCCACCAAATGCGGAAGTTACGGTCACCTTAGCCGATGTTTCTCTGGCGGATGCGCCTGCTCGCGTGCTGTCACAGAAAGTGTTCCGCACCGATGGCAAACAGCCACCTTATAACTTTGTTCTGCCGTTCAATCCTCAGGATATTCAGCCAAACCAGCGCATTAACCTGAGCGCGGCAATCAAAGTCGACGGTCGCTTAGTGTTCATCACCGATACGTTGAATGAAGTGGTAAATAACAACGCGGGTACGCAGAAAGATCTGGTCTTGGTGCCTGTTTCTGCTGATGGTGCTGCCACCGTGCTGAGTGAAAAAAAGAAGGTTGAAGGAACATCACCTTTCTAA
- the tesB gene encoding acyl-CoA thioesterase II, giving the protein MSQALKNLLDLLDLEKIEEGIYRGQSEDLGLRQVFGGQVVGQALYAAKQTVPLERNIHSFHSYFLRPGDSSQPIIYDVENLRDGNSFSARRVKAVQHGKPIFYMTASFQTAEQGFEHQNVMPDVPAPESLKSESEIASSMAHLIPESVREKFTCEKPLEMRPVSFHNPLMGKVEEPIRNVWFKANGEMPDDPRIHQYLLGYASDFNFLPTALQPHGKGFLEPGMQVATIDHSMWFHRPFRLDEWLLYAVESTSASGARGFVRGQFYNRAGELIASTVQEGVIRQRS; this is encoded by the coding sequence ATGAGTCAGGCATTAAAAAATTTACTCGATCTGTTAGATCTGGAAAAAATTGAAGAAGGGATCTATCGCGGGCAGAGTGAAGATCTTGGCTTACGTCAAGTTTTTGGCGGTCAGGTGGTTGGTCAAGCGCTCTATGCCGCGAAACAAACGGTGCCTTTAGAGCGCAATATTCACTCCTTTCACAGCTATTTCCTCCGCCCCGGCGATAGCAGCCAGCCGATAATCTATGACGTTGAAAATCTGCGTGACGGTAATAGTTTCAGCGCGCGCAGGGTGAAGGCGGTGCAACACGGTAAACCTATTTTCTACATGACGGCATCTTTCCAAACTGCCGAACAGGGTTTCGAACATCAGAACGTGATGCCCGATGTACCAGCGCCTGAATCATTAAAATCTGAATCTGAAATTGCCAGTAGCATGGCACACCTCATCCCAGAATCCGTGCGTGAAAAATTTACCTGCGAAAAACCGTTAGAAATGCGTCCGGTGAGCTTCCATAACCCTTTGATGGGCAAAGTAGAAGAACCTATCCGTAACGTTTGGTTCAAAGCCAATGGCGAAATGCCTGACGACCCACGCATTCATCAGTACTTACTGGGATATGCGTCCGATTTCAATTTCTTGCCAACCGCCTTACAGCCACACGGTAAAGGGTTCTTAGAGCCTGGCATGCAGGTCGCAACGATTGACCATTCGATGTGGTTCCATCGCCCGTTCCGCTTGGATGAGTGGTTGCTTTATGCGGTTGAGAGCACCTCTGCGTCTGGCGCTCGCGGTTTTGTACGAGGACAATTTTACAACCGAGCCGGTGAACTGATTGCCTCTACGGTTCAGGAAGGCGTGATCCGCCAGCGTTCGTAA
- the amtB gene encoding ammonium transporter AmtB has protein sequence MKTRLSTLALGSALLLPSAAMAATPAVADKADNAFMMICTALVLFMTIPGIGLFYGGLLRSKNVLSLMTQVMVTFAAICVLWVVYGYSLAFGAGNAIFGNLDEVMLKGIGLTDLTGSFYKMIHVAFQGSFACITVGLIVGSFAERIRFSAVLIFAVLWFTISYIPMAHMVWGGGYLAADGALDFAGGTVVHINAAIAGLVGAYLLGKRAGFGKEAFKPHNLPMVFMGTAILYIGWFGFNAGSASAANEIAALAFVNTVVATAGAILSWVLAEWMTRGKPSLLGACSGCIAGLVAVTPAAGTVGVGGALLLGLIAGVAGLWGVVMLKRWLKVDDTCDVFGVHGVCGIVGCLATGILTATSLGGTGYAEGVTMGHQFGVQALSVVVCIVWSGVAALIAFKIADVCVGLRVPEEQEREGLDVNSHGENAYNQ, from the coding sequence ATGAAAACACGCTTATCCACTTTAGCTCTGGGGAGTGCTTTATTACTACCCAGTGCCGCTATGGCCGCAACGCCAGCCGTAGCAGACAAGGCTGATAACGCCTTTATGATGATTTGTACTGCGCTCGTTCTGTTTATGACCATCCCTGGCATTGGCCTATTTTACGGTGGATTATTACGTTCTAAAAACGTGCTGTCGCTGATGACGCAGGTAATGGTGACGTTTGCCGCTATCTGTGTGCTGTGGGTTGTCTATGGCTACTCTTTGGCGTTTGGTGCTGGTAACGCCATTTTCGGTAATCTAGATGAAGTGATGCTGAAAGGCATTGGGCTAACCGATTTAACCGGCTCATTCTACAAGATGATCCACGTTGCGTTTCAGGGCTCATTCGCCTGTATTACCGTGGGTCTGATTGTGGGCTCGTTTGCAGAACGTATTCGTTTTTCGGCGGTGCTAATTTTTGCCGTACTGTGGTTTACGATCTCTTATATTCCGATGGCTCATATGGTGTGGGGCGGTGGATATTTAGCGGCAGACGGCGCGCTGGACTTTGCAGGTGGAACGGTCGTGCATATTAATGCGGCGATTGCCGGTTTGGTCGGTGCGTATCTGCTAGGTAAGCGTGCAGGATTTGGCAAAGAAGCCTTTAAGCCTCATAACCTACCGATGGTCTTTATGGGGACTGCGATTCTGTATATCGGCTGGTTTGGCTTTAACGCAGGCTCGGCAAGTGCAGCGAATGAAATTGCCGCGCTGGCCTTTGTGAATACGGTTGTGGCGACGGCGGGGGCGATTCTGTCTTGGGTATTAGCGGAGTGGATGACGCGCGGAAAGCCGTCTCTGCTGGGTGCGTGTTCAGGCTGCATCGCTGGGCTGGTTGCGGTGACGCCTGCCGCGGGCACCGTTGGTGTGGGTGGCGCGCTATTGCTCGGCTTGATTGCGGGTGTCGCTGGGTTGTGGGGCGTGGTGATGCTGAAACGCTGGCTGAAGGTGGATGATACCTGTGACGTATTCGGCGTGCATGGTGTGTGCGGTATCGTGGGATGTTTAGCCACGGGGATCCTAACCGCAACGTCTTTGGGAGGAACCGGCTATGCCGAAGGGGTGACCATGGGCCATCAGTTCGGCGTGCAGGCACTCAGCGTTGTGGTCTGTATCGTTTGGTCTGGCGTGGCTGCGTTAATTGCCTTTAAGATTGCCGATGTTTGTGTAGGTCTGCGTGTGCCGGAAGAACAAGAGCGCGAAGGTCTGGACGTCAATAGCCACGGTGAGAACGCTTACAACCAGTAG
- the glnK gene encoding P-II family nitrogen regulator, which produces MKLVTVVIKPFKLEDVREALSSVGIQGLTVTEVKGFGRQKGHAELYRGAEYNVNFLPKVKIDVAIADDQLDEVIDVISKSAYTGKIGDGKIFVAELQRVIRIRTGETDEAAL; this is translated from the coding sequence ATGAAGCTTGTAACCGTGGTGATTAAGCCGTTCAAACTGGAAGACGTACGTGAAGCCCTTTCCTCTGTTGGGATCCAGGGATTGACCGTTACCGAGGTAAAGGGATTTGGCCGCCAAAAAGGCCACGCCGAGTTATATCGTGGGGCAGAGTACAACGTGAATTTCTTGCCGAAAGTGAAAATTGATGTGGCGATTGCTGACGATCAGCTCGATGAGGTGATTGATGTCATCAGCAAATCAGCCTACACCGGAAAAATTGGCGACGGAAAAATCTTTGTTGCCGAACTACAGCGCGTTATTCGCATTCGTACCGGTGAAACCGACGAAGCGGCTCTGTAA
- a CDS encoding SmdB family multidrug efflux ABC transporter permease/ATP-binding protein codes for MRNIKQLWPTLKRLLAYGGPYKKPLAIAVVMLWVAAAAEVCGPIIISYFIDNVVAKGDLRLGLVTGLALLYLLLEFTAAGLQYAQALLFNRAAVGVVQQLRTDVMDAALRQPLSAFDNQPVGQLISRVTNDTEVIKDLYVTVVATVLKSAALIGAMLVAMFTLDWRMALISICIFPAVFVVMAVYQHYSTPVVRRVRSYLADINDGFNEVINGMGVIQQFRQQARFGEKMGEVSRSHYQARMQTLRLEGFLLRPLLSLFSAMILCGLLMMFGFSAEGSIGVGVLYAFINYLGRLNEPLIELTSQQSMMQQAVVAGERIFELMDDAQQNYGGDIQPLQSGRVDVNNVTFAYREGRPVLQDINLHIASRGFVALVGHTGSGKSTLANLLMGYYPVNQGEICIDGRPIPTLSHQVLREGVAMVQQDPVVMAESVMHNVTLGRDISEAQVWKALEDVQLAPLVRSWPQGIQTQLGEQGNNLSVGQKQLLAMARVLVQAPQILILDEATANIDSGTEQAIQKALNVIRQQTTLIVIAHRLSTIVDADSILVLHRGQAVEQGSHHELLAKQGRYYQMHQLQLVGEALAAGLHQESPTI; via the coding sequence ATGCGTAATATCAAACAACTCTGGCCGACCCTGAAACGCCTGCTTGCCTATGGTGGCCCTTATAAAAAACCGTTAGCAATTGCCGTGGTGATGCTATGGGTGGCTGCGGCTGCGGAAGTTTGTGGCCCGATTATCATCAGCTACTTCATCGATAACGTGGTTGCCAAAGGCGATCTCAGACTTGGGTTGGTGACAGGCTTAGCGCTGTTATATCTGCTGCTTGAGTTTACCGCAGCGGGTTTGCAGTATGCGCAGGCATTACTGTTCAACCGTGCGGCGGTTGGGGTAGTGCAACAGCTACGTACCGACGTTATGGATGCTGCGCTACGTCAGCCTTTATCAGCTTTTGACAATCAGCCTGTCGGACAGCTTATCTCGCGAGTGACCAACGACACCGAAGTGATCAAAGATCTTTATGTCACGGTGGTAGCGACGGTGCTGAAAAGTGCGGCGCTGATTGGTGCGATGCTGGTGGCCATGTTTACCCTTGATTGGCGGATGGCGCTTATCTCTATCTGTATTTTCCCCGCCGTATTTGTGGTGATGGCCGTTTACCAGCACTACAGTACGCCGGTAGTACGTCGCGTTCGTAGCTATCTTGCCGATATCAATGATGGTTTTAACGAAGTGATCAATGGCATGGGGGTTATCCAACAGTTCCGTCAGCAGGCGCGCTTTGGTGAAAAAATGGGGGAGGTGAGCCGCTCTCATTATCAGGCGCGTATGCAAACATTGCGATTGGAAGGCTTTCTACTGCGCCCGTTGCTGAGTCTTTTCTCCGCCATGATCCTTTGTGGATTATTAATGATGTTTGGCTTCAGCGCCGAAGGTTCGATTGGCGTGGGCGTGCTTTATGCTTTCATTAACTATTTAGGTCGTCTGAATGAGCCTTTGATAGAGCTCACCAGCCAACAGTCCATGATGCAGCAGGCCGTAGTTGCTGGGGAGCGCATTTTCGAGCTGATGGATGATGCTCAACAGAACTACGGCGGTGACATTCAGCCTTTGCAGAGCGGGCGCGTCGATGTTAACAACGTGACTTTTGCCTATCGGGAAGGCCGCCCAGTTTTGCAGGATATCAATCTGCACATTGCATCTCGCGGATTTGTGGCTTTAGTCGGGCATACCGGCAGCGGTAAATCGACATTGGCTAACTTGCTGATGGGGTATTATCCGGTAAATCAAGGCGAGATCTGTATTGATGGGCGTCCGATCCCTACGCTGAGCCATCAGGTTCTGCGCGAAGGCGTGGCTATGGTTCAGCAGGATCCCGTCGTGATGGCAGAGTCGGTTATGCATAACGTGACGCTTGGCCGTGATATCAGCGAGGCACAGGTGTGGAAAGCGCTGGAGGATGTCCAGCTTGCACCGCTGGTTAGAAGCTGGCCGCAGGGAATACAAACTCAGTTGGGTGAACAGGGGAATAATCTGTCCGTGGGGCAAAAACAGCTGTTAGCAATGGCGCGAGTGCTGGTTCAGGCACCTCAAATCCTCATTCTGGATGAGGCTACGGCCAATATAGACTCCGGTACCGAGCAGGCGATTCAGAAAGCGCTCAATGTGATTCGCCAACAAACAACCTTAATTGTTATTGCTCATCGCTTGTCGACCATTGTAGATGCTGACTCTATTCTTGTTCTGCACCGAGGACAGGCGGTAGAACAAGGTTCGCACCACGAACTACTGGCTAAGCAGGGGCGTTACTACCAAATGCACCAGTTGCAACTAGTGGGAGAGGCGCTGGCGGCTGGATTGCATCAAGAATCACCGACGATCTAA
- a CDS encoding SmdA family multidrug ABC transporter permease/ATP-binding protein — translation MRLFAQLGWYFRREWRRYLGAVLLLVVIAILQLVPPRIVGIVIDGVSKQHMPASTLAFWIGILLLVAVVVYLLRYVWRVLLFGASYLLAVELREKYYRQLSNQAPSFYQRHRTGDLIARATNDVDRVVFAAGEGVLTLVDSLVMGLAVLFVMSTQISWELTLLSLIPMPIMAMVIKHQGAQLHSRFKSAQAAFSMLNDQAQESLTSIRMIKSFGLENHQSKRFADVAAEAGARNMHVAKVDARFNPTIFIAIGCANLLAIGGGGVMVIHGHLTLGQLTSFVMYLGLMIWPMLALAWMFNIVERGSAAYSRIRSMLSEPSTVQDGERSLPQGRGVLSVDVERFAYSEGANPVLHNIQFNLAPGQMLGLCGPTGAGKSALLSLIQRHFDPDQGEVCFHGISLRELRLDEWRARLAVVSQTPFLFSDSVAMNIALGKPDATQEDIERVAKLASVHEDILRLPEGYQTEVGERGVMLSGGQKQRISIARALLLDAEILILDDALSAVDGRTEYQILHNLREWGENRTVIISAHRLSALTEASEILVLQQGAVAQRGLHSELSQQRGWYRDMHRFQQIEAQLDEPDSQIQEPDNA, via the coding sequence GTGAGATTATTTGCCCAACTAGGCTGGTATTTTCGTCGTGAATGGCGGCGATATCTGGGAGCCGTACTTTTATTAGTCGTTATCGCTATTCTGCAACTGGTGCCGCCGCGCATTGTTGGCATCGTGATTGACGGCGTGTCAAAACAGCATATGCCAGCTTCAACGCTGGCATTTTGGATTGGTATTTTACTGCTCGTCGCGGTGGTGGTGTATCTGCTGCGCTATGTGTGGCGAGTGCTGCTATTCGGCGCGTCCTATTTGCTGGCCGTTGAACTGCGTGAAAAATATTATCGTCAGCTCAGTAACCAAGCGCCTTCATTTTATCAGCGCCACCGCACCGGCGATTTGATTGCCAGAGCGACCAACGACGTCGATCGCGTTGTCTTTGCCGCGGGTGAAGGTGTATTAACGCTGGTGGATTCACTGGTGATGGGCTTGGCGGTGCTGTTTGTGATGAGCACCCAAATTAGCTGGGAGCTGACGCTACTGTCTCTTATTCCGATGCCGATTATGGCCATGGTGATTAAGCATCAAGGCGCGCAGCTACACTCGCGGTTTAAGTCTGCACAGGCGGCTTTCTCCATGCTCAACGATCAGGCTCAAGAGAGCTTGACCAGCATTCGCATGATCAAATCCTTTGGTCTAGAAAATCATCAGTCGAAGCGCTTTGCCGATGTCGCAGCCGAAGCAGGTGCCCGTAATATGCACGTGGCTAAAGTCGATGCGCGCTTTAACCCAACCATTTTTATCGCGATTGGCTGTGCCAACTTATTGGCGATCGGCGGCGGTGGGGTGATGGTGATTCATGGTCACCTAACGTTAGGACAATTGACCAGCTTTGTGATGTATCTGGGCTTAATGATTTGGCCGATGCTGGCATTAGCGTGGATGTTTAACATCGTGGAGCGTGGTAGTGCGGCTTATAGTCGTATTCGCAGCATGCTGTCTGAGCCGTCAACGGTTCAAGACGGCGAACGCTCTTTGCCTCAGGGGCGAGGTGTGCTCAGCGTTGATGTTGAGCGTTTCGCCTATAGCGAAGGGGCTAATCCTGTACTGCATAACATTCAATTCAATCTCGCGCCGGGCCAGATGCTAGGCCTGTGTGGGCCAACGGGGGCGGGTAAAAGCGCTTTGCTCTCATTGATTCAGCGACATTTTGATCCCGACCAAGGGGAAGTGTGTTTCCACGGCATCTCTTTACGTGAACTTCGTCTGGATGAATGGCGCGCTCGCCTCGCCGTTGTGAGTCAAACACCTTTCCTGTTCTCGGATTCTGTTGCCATGAATATTGCATTAGGTAAACCTGATGCAACACAGGAAGACATTGAACGCGTGGCTAAGCTGGCCAGCGTGCATGAGGATATTCTGCGCTTGCCTGAAGGCTATCAAACCGAAGTGGGAGAGCGCGGCGTGATGCTGTCTGGGGGGCAAAAGCAGCGCATCTCTATCGCTCGGGCATTGCTACTGGACGCGGAGATTTTGATCCTCGACGATGCGCTGTCGGCGGTTGATGGCCGTACTGAATACCAAATTCTGCATAATCTGCGTGAATGGGGAGAGAATCGAACGGTGATTATCAGCGCGCATCGCCTTTCTGCGCTGACAGAAGCCAGCGAGATCCTCGTTCTGCAGCAAGGCGCTGTCGCTCAGCGTGGCTTGCACAGTGAGCTGAGTCAACAGCGTGGTTGGTATCGAGATATGCATCGTTTCCAGCAAATTGAAGCTCAGCTCGATGAGCCAGACTCGCAGATTCAGGAGCCAGATAATGCGTAA
- a CDS encoding Lrp/AsnC family transcriptional regulator, translating into MLDKTDRKLLELLQRDCTQSLQVLADAVNLTSTPCWKRLKRLEDEGYIVGRVALLDKDKLGLGLTAFVMIKTQHHSSEWYHHFVQQVEHMPEILAFYRMAGEYDYLMQVQVADMKSYDAFYKRLVNAVKGLSDVTSSFAMEQIKSTTFLPVGE; encoded by the coding sequence ATGTTAGATAAAACAGACCGAAAACTGTTGGAGCTCTTACAGCGCGACTGCACTCAGTCGTTGCAGGTGTTGGCCGATGCGGTCAACTTGACCTCCACGCCCTGCTGGAAACGACTGAAGCGCCTAGAAGATGAGGGCTATATCGTCGGGCGCGTGGCGCTGTTAGACAAAGACAAACTTGGCCTTGGTTTGACCGCGTTTGTTATGATCAAAACCCAGCATCACAGCAGTGAGTGGTATCATCATTTTGTGCAGCAGGTTGAGCACATGCCTGAAATCCTTGCGTTTTATCGTATGGCTGGAGAGTACGATTATTTAATGCAGGTACAGGTTGCGGACATGAAAAGCTACGATGCTTTTTATAAGCGATTGGTGAATGCGGTGAAAGGCTTAAGTGACGTCACTTCCAGTTTTGCGATGGAACAAATCAAAAGCACCACGTTCTTGCCCGTGGGTGAATAA